The proteins below are encoded in one region of Candidatus Neomarinimicrobiota bacterium:
- a CDS encoding TIGR02206 family membrane protein — protein MTPHETIPIFSDPWWWSNGVTVAAIAAVIVMGKRLSLETRERFGRALGIILLARWVLYHPYLMWLGHWNVQSNLPLHMCGFSSLLSGLVLLWRNQWGYELLYYWGFPGAFHALLTPEFTSGRDGLLHYEYFFSHGGILASALFLTLICGMKPRCGSWWRIVLLTQPVLVIIGIANWFLDANYMYLCQPPVANNPFIIGQWPWYIVGLEVAGLLHLLLVYSPFGLKYYKAQVTSAKGVPERTSIE, from the coding sequence GTGACCCCTCACGAGACCATCCCAATTTTCAGTGATCCCTGGTGGTGGAGCAATGGTGTTACCGTGGCTGCCATCGCCGCGGTCATCGTTATGGGAAAGCGACTGTCGCTGGAAACGCGGGAGCGGTTCGGTCGGGCACTCGGCATCATCCTGTTAGCTAGGTGGGTGCTTTATCATCCCTATCTCATGTGGCTTGGTCACTGGAATGTCCAGTCGAATTTACCGCTCCACATGTGCGGCTTTTCATCACTTCTGTCCGGATTGGTACTTCTGTGGCGCAATCAGTGGGGTTATGAGCTCCTCTATTACTGGGGGTTTCCAGGGGCTTTCCACGCGTTGCTCACGCCTGAGTTTACCAGCGGCAGAGACGGTCTATTGCACTATGAATACTTCTTCTCCCACGGCGGCATATTGGCTTCGGCCCTCTTTCTTACGCTCATCTGCGGCATGAAACCCCGGTGTGGTTCCTGGTGGCGCATAGTACTCTTGACACAGCCGGTACTGGTGATCATAGGAATTGCCAACTGGTTTTTGGACGCCAACTACATGTACCTGTGTCAGCCGCCCGTAGCCAACAACCCGTTCATCATTGGCCAGTGGCCGTGGTATATCGTGGGATTGGAAGTAGCAGGGTTGCTCCATCTTTTATTAGTCTACTCG